The Metabacillus litoralis genome contains a region encoding:
- a CDS encoding GNAT family N-acetyltransferase, translating into MIRAATFIDIPSITLLKQKMFKEVGMEDLLKANFVQVVEKTYKDLYILDKAIHFVIEQNNEIIACAGAFIKDDIPYCFYKEDQYGFIGDVYVDPEFRNQGYASKLTDEVLKWFSKREIHTIRLLASDNARKLYQTLGFTETDQMILRR; encoded by the coding sequence GTGATAAGAGCTGCAACTTTTATAGATATTCCTTCAATAACACTCCTAAAACAGAAAATGTTTAAAGAAGTGGGTATGGAAGATCTTCTTAAAGCTAATTTTGTTCAGGTAGTTGAAAAGACATATAAAGATTTATATATATTAGATAAAGCAATTCACTTTGTTATTGAACAAAATAATGAAATAATTGCTTGTGCTGGAGCTTTTATTAAGGATGATATTCCATATTGCTTTTATAAAGAAGACCAGTACGGATTTATTGGAGATGTATATGTAGATCCTGAATTTAGAAATCAAGGTTATGCAAGTAAGTTAACAGATGAAGTGTTAAAGTGGTTTTCTAAAAGAGAAATTCATACAATCCGATTATTAGCAAGTGATAATGCAAGAAAACTATACCAAACACTAGGGTTTACTGAAACTGATCAAATGATTTTGCGAAGATAG
- a CDS encoding T7SS effector LXG polymorphic toxin, with translation MRVLDSQALVDTMDQRSNDYAKLRIQLETLQKTFQAIAQLDSFIGQGADAIKGFYKAHMEVIDAWFLLIDCQIAFFDGVKDKLMSEKLGADTVVHSSFLEDELSKSERQAADMVDQYRSELNSIFQKINDILSLQVFSTSDFQANMEDAQMKQ, from the coding sequence TTGAGAGTACTTGATTCACAGGCTCTAGTCGATACGATGGATCAAAGATCAAATGATTACGCAAAACTACGAATACAGCTAGAAACCTTACAAAAAACGTTTCAAGCGATTGCCCAACTAGACTCATTTATCGGGCAAGGTGCCGATGCGATAAAAGGGTTTTATAAGGCTCATATGGAAGTCATAGATGCCTGGTTTTTACTAATAGATTGTCAAATTGCGTTTTTTGATGGAGTAAAGGATAAATTAATGAGTGAAAAGTTAGGTGCAGATACGGTTGTACATAGCAGCTTTTTAGAAGATGAATTAAGTAAAAGTGAAAGACAAGCGGCCGATATGGTCGATCAATATAGAAGTGAACTAAATAGCATCTTCCAAAAAATAAATGATATACTTTCCTTACAAGTATTTTCCACCTCAGACTTTCAGGCAAACATGGAAGATGCACAAATGAAACAATAG